acagctatttttttttgtgttggccACAAGTCCTCTTTAACTAGCCATATTCGGGCATAGTAAAGGGTAATAGgtaaacatatatatacagtagttatgcaggctgtgcactcactactttacattgtagcagagggtcatttcttcagtgttgtcacatgaaaagatataaatggacttacttatgtgagatactgtatatagataccgtattttttgccgtataagacgcactttttcttccccaaaactggggggggggggggaaagttggtgcgtcttattcggcaaatacctgtcctatcgcggcggtccctgtggccatcaacggccgggacccgtggctaatacaggacatcactgatcacggagagcgaggatactgggcagcacagacattccggagcgacggggacacggcaacatcgatggagggtgacatccagggcagcggtgacgagtccggAGCGGTGAGGACACGTGAAtacaacctcctataccagtggtcttcaacctgcggacctccagatgttgccaacggctgtccgggcatgctgggagttgtagttttgcaacatctgaaggtccgcaggttgaacatcactgtcctatactttacattgtatttggttcagaatctttattttctagatttttatcctataaaattaggtgcgtcttatatgccggagcgtcttatatgacgaaaaatacggtaatgtgaggggtggacttacttatgggagatactgtatatgtatgtaatgtgaggggtggactcacttatgggagatactgtatatgtatataatgtgaggggtggacttacttatgggagatactgtatatgtatataatgtgaggggtggacttacttatgggagatactgtatatgtatgtaatgtgaggggtggactcacttatgggagatactgtatatgtatataatgtgaggggtggacttacttatgggagatactgtatatgtatataatgtgaggggtggactcacttatgggagatactgtatatgtatataatgtgaggggtggacttacttatgggagatactgtatatgtatataatgtgaggggtggactcacttatgggaaattcTGTAATTGTTAGATCTTCCCCATTGTGTGCTTTGTAAGTGAACCCATTTGTCTATCATTATTATCCTGGGTGAATCTTTTGTATATGATGTTAAGAGGAACCTTGACAGGCATCTCACTGGCTCCAGCTACCTGAGTTCCGAGTAATGTCAGCCTACTCTGAACAATGACAGAAATAGACAATAGATAAAAATAGGTTGCGATGTGTTACAGTGCTGAGCTAACACTTAAGTAAGCACGATTTACCCTGTGTGAAGAATGAGCGATCATTTCTTACATAACAAGGAAAAGGAACATTTAGAGAAATGGAAATTCTAGCCGAGGAAAGAGTCCCTGGTAATAAATGCAACACGTTTTATAGTCTAAATATTTAAAAATTCAGAGTTTCACACTGTTATATTTATTGACTCTAAAAGGATGTTATTTTAGGAATTATTTCAGCATATTTCTATCCATAATGTTGTGAGGTGATAGATTTAATCATTGGGAATTAATGGGGATttcatattgtgttttttttttcttttcttttttttttataaattgcgCTTTTGTAGATAGGTTTTATAATCATTTAGTGTGCTGTGCTATTTTATACAGTAAAATCCAATGGGCTCAATTATAATCAGTGAGGTCCATTGATACCAATGGTATCTGTCATGTTTGTTGTCTTGTTGCATTGCTGCtctagaaattaaaggggtaaaaaCATCTTGTCCCTTATCCCTAGGCTCCCCGGCTCTCTGAGAGGAGTGTGTGATACAGATGGAAcacactccattaatttctatgggagtgccagaaATGCCCGAATATAACACTTGGGTCTCtcaggcactcccatagaaaggaATAAAGTGCAGGCTGTCCTTAGCACACACTCCTCTTAGAGAACCAGGGCACTGGGCAGGAGATTGCTTAGGGGGTGCTGGTGGTGGTGGCAGGGGCCTGGCGGTCGGagtccccgcaatcagacacttatcccatatcctaggaacatagggggagatttatcaaaacttgtgcagagaaaagttgaccagttggccatagcaaccaatcagatcacttctttcatttttaaaaaatcctctgagaaataaaataagtgatctgattggttgctatgggcaattgggcaactattcctctgctcagggtttgataaatttcccccataacgCTTTAAATGAAATCTATCAgtagcatcacctgcactaacctgtttatGATTCTGATTCTTATACAGTTTCCCTTCTTGAAATCTTTCCTGCAGTGTACTACTGCACGTAGGCAAATTGGGGACAGGTCAGGACTATAGGCTCTAACAAGTACAGGAACTATCAGATGCAGATTTCTTTATTGAGTGGAAGATATGacaaaaagttttcttttttaatgctgGCTTTATGGCAAGCTCCCAAATAGGAATAATGGGAGAACTGTGACATGCCTCAGGCTTGCACTCTGAACCAAGCATGTGTCATAGGGACATTGGGACTCAAATCAAATACAGTAAAAAGATTTCCGTTTTTATTATTCTGAAATAGATAAGAAGAAGAAAGATTAAATGGTCCTGGTTGTTAAAAGGCTCTGAGATTACTGACCGGAGCACAGTGTAGGAATTCTAGTAAAGTGTAGTCAaacctgccacaccccctcccatagacttgcattaaaggggtggggcgtgatgagggggcgtgtccgtgacatcacaatcccccagcccctgcatcgccagtcatcaggcacggagcaaagctcACTCTGTGCacaagatgacagggggtgctgcaggagagatcacgggggttcccagcggcgggacccccgcaatcagacatcttatcccctatcctttggataggggataagatgtctaggtgcagagtacccTTGTAAAGTCTTTTGTATGTGTATCTCAATAGAGAAGGCAGCTGCTGACTGGAACTGCATGAGAAGCCAACATCTTCCAACTATGTTTCCTGGACCTGTGCAGGAGTAGAAGTGGAGatcagctgcctcctccacttcaaTGCAGGTACGGGAGCTCTGCTTCCAATAAGTGGGTACCACATAGTGCTTTGCTGTTAGTGATGGAGCCAAGTGGGCACAACTGTGTGTCTGAAACTTTGTATAACCATAATATTATGCAGGAACAGGGTACTTAAAGCACAAGTCCAACATTGCTCACCCGCCCATTCTGCATAGCTCAGTGTGGTGAGGCGCTGCACATGATGAGTGATACAGTTGCTGAGGCAACTGTACTGAAACTCAGTGGGTTCTAATAATCAGAATAGGACTTGTGCACGGTAATCACTGGGCATTGTGCAGGTGCCTCAGCAACTGTACTGCCCAGTATGTGCAACATCTCTCCTTGCCAAACTTTGCAGAATGAGCAGGAGATGTGTTTGCGGATTGTGGCCCACACAACAGGGCAGTCAATGAGTGccaccatacagcagtgcggtaaGTGAGTGCTGACATATTGCTGTGCAGTCTGTGAGTGCAGCCACACTGCAGAATCCCCTGTGTCAAGTTGTTCAGGTGTAATGTTGGCAActaccagcataccatgtgtcctGGGTCTTACCAACATTGTGTGACGCTTTCTGTGTCTTGTTTCTTCTGTGTTTCCTGGTCTTCCCTCTCTGGTGTGTCTCCTGCTCTTTCCACTTTGTCCTCTAGGGGCCGCACATGAGTACTGGCTGAATTTTATAGAGCTAGCGTGCATTTCCTATTGGAATGTTCCTCCTATCCCTGTCTGGCACTCCCTATTTAAACCTACTACATCTGCTGTTCCTGGGTTCAGCAAGATTGTATTCTGTCCTGGTATCCTGTTCTGTTGGATATTTGTTCTGTCTACTGGTCCTCATCCTGCCTCGCCTATCTATTGGACTAGCCGTTTGCCTTATCCTTTGGACTCTGTACCTGCTTTGTAAATAAACACCTTTATCAGCATTGCTGTGTTTGATGCTTCCATAGTGTCAGTGTTGCCCTTTTCTGTCTGCCTGGCTGGGTTCCACTTGTGGCACAGTGAGTCCACACCCGTGGGGCGTTACATCAGGCCTGTTCTAATAGAATAGAGTAGTGAAGATTTTATCTGCACCTACAGCACTGGACTCTAATATGTCTGTTACAAGGAAGTAACAAAggtatatcctgtcttatgttaTTAGTATCAATAGACCACAGACTGTGTACAGAACATGGCAGCTCTACCATGATATTTAATAAATCTTTCTTGCCTATTTATTTCTTGATATCTGTACCATGTTTTCTCTGCATAGAagtaaaataatataatttttttttgtcattgcaGGTTGTGGTACAGGAAAGTATCTCAGTGTAAACTGCAATACATATAATCTTGGCTGTGATTACTGTGAACCTCTAGTGGAGATTGGCAGAAATAACAACCTTGAAGTCATGGTATGTGACAATCTCAATCTCCCTTTTAGGGACAAGTGTTTCGACACCATTATCTCTATTGGGGGTAAGTCTGATATTTGTATTGTTGCATTCAGCAATTACTGTACATTACTGTAGATTGAAAATTGTGCAATATATGCTGACATACTATGCTAGAGTTTTATTCATATTAATATATATGATAGGATTCCATTAATCTGCCAACTGGCATAAGACAGCAATATTCCCAAACAAGGCATATATTGTTTGTGCCCATGGTCAGGACAAACCATCTTGAACTATTACTCTACTCCTCCCTTCTGCTTACTGCATTACAGTCAACACATTCGAGAAATCAATATTTATTTAGTGTAATAATctagggtcaagtcctggggaaaaagttACCAATGCAttgctgcaggacttgagccctggtaatGATCCCTTAAAGTCAAATACATACATCATAGTGATATGTCATTGTCCTTTCTGTGTCCTTTTGTGATTGTAATCTCTACAACTCTTATTACTTGACACAGTTCTTAACTTCTAAAACTTTTCTTATTTCCTTGGTGATTACGTTGTTGAGATTAAAGTGTTATCAAAGATAAAATGACAAGAAGCCCTTTATAGCTATGACTCATATGTACCTGCTTATTATTAGGTTTGCATATGCTGCATTTATGCTTCTATAAATAATTGTATGATACACATCAGATCGTTGGCCAATCCTGCCGGAATCGTCAGGTTCAGCCAACTTGAATCTTATGTGTATGACAGTTTtacagattagagatgagcgaacttacagtaaattcgattcgtcacgaacttctcggctgggcagttgatgatttatcctgcataaattagttcagctttcaggtgctcaggtggaaagagtctcctaggactgtatccaccttttccagcccaccggagcacctgaaagctgaactcatttatgcaggataagccatcaactgccgagccgagaagttcgtgacaaatcgaatttactgtaagttcgctcatctctattacagATCTTTTCATGACAACATTGGTTTTGCAATAATAAACATGAAAAGTCTTTGAACAGTGAAAACACATCATTCTAAAGAATGATATTATACAATGTAGTATTAAAGCGGTTTTCCCATCTTATAATGTTATGGCATAATTCTACAGTATGACTGATAGAGCATAACATAGGTTATGCTACCCTTCTTGACCCCACCCATTAGCTAATGATTGGCAGGTTTCTCGCAGAGTAAGAAATCTGCCAATCACTAGGCGGTGGTAAGCGGGGCTAGTAGCACGGAGCTACGCTGACGCTGCTTATGCAACTTTCATGTCAATGCCAGTTATGCTTTTGTATTCCCAACCTCCTCCATCAGGTGTAGGCAGGCTGGGGATGGTAAGCTACAAGAGTGTAATACCCTTTTATAGAGGTTGTTCCATCAGGacaacccctctatatacactctattaggatacatatacaccatagcaGGGACCCTCCAAGCAGAGAGCCACTAACAAACAGCAGCTCTCAGATTGGGTTTCGATTGGGCACTTTTTGAAtaactgccattgcagtttttgagccaaaaccaaggatagattaaaaagaaaaagaaaatatgaaggaaggatttatacttgttcttcctgctggatccacttctggctttggcttaaaagcTGCAGTGGCGGCTTTCTAAAAAGACTGCAAGGTGGAAACCCCGCCTTACTCTGGTGAACTTATGATGTCCGTGTATTAGCCAGCTGACTTTATATGTCTGTGACGGCACACTTTCTTTATGTGTATTCTTCACTTCTTAACTTCTCATTCATATGATGTTGGAACATGAAGATATTAATTTAATGCCTATTTCTTCTGGTTGTGTAAATAATACatgcaaataataataaaaagtgaaaacttTACCACAAGCTTCTAATTCTAATCTTATAGCTGGACATGACTTTGAAAAACTTCTGGAGaataaatgttttcaatttttttttcctagtgattCATCATTTTTCCACTAAGCAAAGAAGAATTCGTGCAATAAAAGAAATGGCAAGAATTTTGCATCCCGGTGGTCAGATAATGTTGTATGTTTGGGCAATGGAACAAAAAAGCCGTCGGTTTGAAAAACAAGATGTATTTGTGCCATGGAACAAAGAATTATTGCCTCGACGAACCCCAGAAATAAACCAGTATGAAAATAAAGCAAACCCCAATATTAAGTCTAATGAAATCGACCAAAAGTTGGTCCAAGAGTCGGAGAGCATCAATTTGCATAACCTAAAGCAGACTTTTGATTCTAAGCAGTCACATAATACTAGCACCTGTAAAGCAAGTGAAACATGCTGCATGAAATTTCCCAATGATGATAGTAGACTCTACAGTGCTTTTGGAAGATCTATTCGCTCATGGTTCTTCTCCAGGTCCCTTGATGAGTCCATCTTAAAGAGGCAGATTGATAAGATGAAGTCTCTCAGCCCAGTCAGTGGGTGGGTGAACAGCACGGTGTCTGTGCAGCCTTCTCGACACTGTAGTCTTGACCTTGGACACCAGAAGTTTCTACTAAAGGAGCATAGTTTCGATGATGACGAggtttttattaaaaatgatACGCACAAAAAGCATCAGTGGTTTTTAGCTTTAGATCCCtcgaaaaatgaaaatggaagacATGTTGGTTTGGTCCGGAATGATATGAAGCAAAACTTTCAGCAAGATGGCAAATACTTTAGCTGTATTTGTAGCAGTGAGGGTGAAACTGGTACCCAAAACAAAATCTTAAAAAGAACTTCAACCACAGAGTCCAGCGACTCAGTTTTGGATGAAACCGTGGCAGCCAGTGACCAAGAGGCAGATGCTGTTGACTCAACAGCATACATGCGATATTATCATGTTTTCCGTGAGGGAGAACTGCGTAGCCTCTTGGAAACCGATGTTCCAGAACTTAGCGTTATAAGTTCTTCTTTTGACCATGGTAACTGGTGTGTaattgcagaaaaaaaataatcttatcctacaagtattttatttttacataaagtCATGGTTGATTCGTACTAGTAagtcttacagtggggatcaaaagtttgggcacctcagctaaaaatttgtattaatgtacataaagaagccaaggaaagatggaaaaatctccaaaaggcttcaaattacagattagacattcttataatatgtcaacaaaagttagattttatttccatcatttacactttcaaaataacagaaaacaaaaaaatggcatctgcaaaagtttgggcaccctgcagaatttatagcatgcactgccccctttgcaaagttgagacctgccagtgtcatggattgttctcaatcatcatctgggaagaccaggtaatgtcaatctcaaaggttttaaatgctcagactcatctgaccttgccccaacaatcagcaccatgggttcttctaagcagttgtctagaaatctgaagctgaaaatagttgacgctcacaaagctataagaagatagcaaaacattttcagatgtcaatatcctctgttcagaatgtaattaagaaatggcagtcatcaggaacagtggaagttaaagcaagatctggaagaccaagaaaaatatcagacagaacagcccgcaggattgtgagaaaaacaattcaaaacccacgtttgactgcacaatctctCCAGAAAGCTCTGGcatacactggagttgtggtacactattccactataaagggatacttgtacatatatggtcttcatggaagagtcatcagaagaaaacctattCTTCAAAAATCAGCGTtcaaactttgcaaa
Above is a genomic segment from Hyla sarda isolate aHylSar1 chromosome 1, aHylSar1.hap1, whole genome shotgun sequence containing:
- the TRMT9B gene encoding probable tRNA methyltransferase 9B isoform X1 is translated as MDHEAAQLENQHVHSVYESTAPYFNELQSKAWPKVRQFLLEQKPGSLVVDIGCGTGKYLSVNCNTYNLGCDYCEPLVEIGRNNNLEVMVCDNLNLPFRDKCFDTIISIGVIHHFSTKQRRIRAIKEMARILHPGGQIMLYVWAMEQKSRRFEKQDVFVPWNKELLPRRTPEINQYENKANPNIKSNEIDQKLVQESESINLHNLKQTFDSKQSHNTSTCKASETCCMKFPNDDSRLYSAFGRSIRSWFFSRSLDESILKRQIDKMKSLSPVSGWVNSTVSVQPSRHCSLDLGHQKFLLKEHSFDDDEVFIKNDTHKKHQWFLALDPSKNENGRHVGLVRNDMKQNFQQDGKYFSCICSSEGETGTQNKILKRTSTTESSDSVLDETVAASDQEADAVDSTAYMRYYHVFREGELRSLLETDVPELSVISSSFDHGNWCVIAEKK
- the TRMT9B gene encoding probable tRNA methyltransferase 9B isoform X2 — translated: MVTMLGTDCKTRVPRLASAAGCGTGKYLSVNCNTYNLGCDYCEPLVEIGRNNNLEVMVCDNLNLPFRDKCFDTIISIGVIHHFSTKQRRIRAIKEMARILHPGGQIMLYVWAMEQKSRRFEKQDVFVPWNKELLPRRTPEINQYENKANPNIKSNEIDQKLVQESESINLHNLKQTFDSKQSHNTSTCKASETCCMKFPNDDSRLYSAFGRSIRSWFFSRSLDESILKRQIDKMKSLSPVSGWVNSTVSVQPSRHCSLDLGHQKFLLKEHSFDDDEVFIKNDTHKKHQWFLALDPSKNENGRHVGLVRNDMKQNFQQDGKYFSCICSSEGETGTQNKILKRTSTTESSDSVLDETVAASDQEADAVDSTAYMRYYHVFREGELRSLLETDVPELSVISSSFDHGNWCVIAEKK
- the TRMT9B gene encoding probable tRNA methyltransferase 9B isoform X3, which produces MDHEAAQLENQHVHSVYESTAPYFNELQSKAWPKVRQFLLEQKPGSLVVDIVIHHFSTKQRRIRAIKEMARILHPGGQIMLYVWAMEQKSRRFEKQDVFVPWNKELLPRRTPEINQYENKANPNIKSNEIDQKLVQESESINLHNLKQTFDSKQSHNTSTCKASETCCMKFPNDDSRLYSAFGRSIRSWFFSRSLDESILKRQIDKMKSLSPVSGWVNSTVSVQPSRHCSLDLGHQKFLLKEHSFDDDEVFIKNDTHKKHQWFLALDPSKNENGRHVGLVRNDMKQNFQQDGKYFSCICSSEGETGTQNKILKRTSTTESSDSVLDETVAASDQEADAVDSTAYMRYYHVFREGELRSLLETDVPELSVISSSFDHGNWCVIAEKK